In Parasteatoda tepidariorum isolate YZ-2023 chromosome 8, CAS_Ptep_4.0, whole genome shotgun sequence, the DNA window CGAAACattgcatttatatattatatgcatttatatatttatttcaaattttttaaggcattgatattttaaagataacattatGCAgagaaaaaggaataaaagtgAGGTATTATTAGTGCAAATATTTAGCACTGACTAAcgtatatttaaatgttactaCACTGTTAAAACTTCCAGTCcaaatttacggtaaaataactggcagctgtctgtccatccgattaaccgtaaagtttacggtgaaaaacatttttttcctttatggttttgaaaccatttacaaaaagtatggttataaaaccatgaatacaaaactgtatggttttttaaccatttacaaccaacatttttcaaaaacgtaaaaaaaattagttatttaactagacataggagttcggcttttcgtaaggtaatgggcattggggAGTGCCGGACATTGGAAATTCTTCACGCGTGGAAGgaaatattgtagtgtcaacactaggactcgaactccagttcagCCGggcatgagattgacagataagcctgctcggctatgatatgttcGCAtatgcaaagaactaagtagcttcattagatGGTTCTAGTTAGCGCgatgaaattctggttgtttaaccgcatgaggtgaaagcaattaataaatagtttttctcaaacttaacagtttgattaccattttatttatggttatttgactgttttgattaaatatggtaaagtaaccattcaataaattgttatttaaccattttttccgagatatttctaacagtgtaaaatGGATGTCATTCACAGCTTCAATTTATCATTTGTTCTtagtaattgtatttattagatacagttttatttttagacattttattgttttcttgtaACATTCTATAATCAATTACCACATTTTTCTCTAGGCTATTCATTTTTTACCAcatgtataaagaaattatggataaattttaaaaattatctatattatataaaacgctaatacgtacgtatgtatgtatgtatcaataaaaccgatgatatttcttttctcgcactggcaacagttttcatttttaattgattggattcggcgcgcaagagcacgtagtgagcaaaaTTAAGGTTTAGAATTGcttcggagaaatttgaattgttaacaatgacttaaacaaaaagttttattttaactgataaatactatattataattttaactttttctatgactatactcattttcttactctttgttttttatacattttatatttttgtgataaaataaagaacttatagttgttctgcttctgaacactgatgaaaacgcaaaatgatgggcttcatcaacaatcaaaaatatatacatttattttacaaattccatattaggGTGGCGCcattcagagaattaaaaatacaaaattatctttagtgaagccgatgctttacatccggcgttcagtggcagactactatttaatattgttttacaacacatggctttagcccttttgcgggaaagactttaaaacaaaacttacaacagttacttttctcaacaactgaaatttagattagtgtgattaagaaaaatatgtgaactgtttgcaatttcaaattaatattgaaatgtacaggtttagaattttctacagtgaaaagttttcggaacatcagtgttcaaaaaagcatacaaaagctagacgttaagaacgtatccaatgagcgagtaaatcgagcattggattgcgaagccatccgaaatgaactgcgaaagcagttccgggggttggcgagcaccggcgagcagggggcgaagcctcctagttctTAATAAAACTCTAAAATACTGCTGATTTCAAGCAAATATGTTTATATCATCGGTTGACCTGTATTTTAAACAGATCAGTTTTAAAACGTTTCTTCGTTGAATCAAGGTCCGGttaaatacacaagtgggcgacctttgtgctaaaatacaaactaaggtaaacaacgtttaagagcacaaaaaatatttataaatgcagacagctgtttcggatgctcaaagggcaaccttcatcagtgcaacaggaTGAACTGATGAACCTGTTACAacctgttgcactgatgaaggttgccctttgagcatccgaaacagctgtctgcatttataaatatttattgtgcacttaaacgttgtttaccttagtttcCGGTTATTAATGGTTAACAAATTCAAGAtataattcagattttaataGCATCAAAAACGTTTCGTTAATTGCGACCAAGTTTTGTAAGCTTACGCTAACTGCTTTGAAATAATTGGGTTACGCTGCgtataaaatttttcccttGCTTcccaattttattgaattctcaAGGTTTTCTGTAAATATATTGTGCAAACAAAACAGGGTTCATAGTGCAATGCACTGAATGCGTTGCAACAATACTTTCtctgtcatttatttttgtCGTAGCagttatgtatgttttttaacacatgtttttcttattatatgaCACTTTTCAAAACTTGGTATTAGAAAAACTGTtaaggtttaaataaaaaaaaagcaaatctgGTTACAAATTTATAGGCTTTTCATCTGGAATTCTGAATTATTGTAAAACTAGGTGGCTAAGCCCCGTTTCGCTGtaccccgatgattgcttcaCAGTAATTGttgcttttacatttttttttgcgaaagttgtaattattcacttaaaatatatgtactaaaaataaatatgtttacgCTTGTGCTCCCGCTTCCAAATATTTCCCTCATAATTCTATCAAGATTTTTTAGtgaatataagtaatttttcaaagcaatcattttttaaaataacattaaaaaatttaaagagcattgttataacaaatttgataagtttacaaccgtaatttaatacttttctttacCAAACGGactaatatattatatacaatttttgaattacattgTGTACGAAGTTGACCGTTAAGTTCTAAGCAATTTAGTGAATCTCTTCAACAGTAATTCATAATAGTATATTAGTGtaatttgtactaaaaaaacagtaactgtaaaacggttaataagatTGGATGCCGatttgaataactttattttaaaatgttgcatatagtttacattataaaaaaaatcttcttagttttacactttttattaggtaacaattaaaatcaaaaacgtgATAAAAGCAGTACAGGTACCTTCAAATTatggatacaaaaatatttatagtaaaacaaTTCCTTAatgattttcatcatttttatgatGATGACAACTGAAACAATATGGGAGCTatgtgggaaaactggatctTACCATGTAATTTTCCAACCGATAAAAATGCGCCGATAATAATGGAAATTATGTTagatcattttgtttttatgttacatGTAGAAATAATGACAAATAACGCTGCGAATAGTaagactataaatttttttttactattttttttaaatttcctatgagctgcacaatcggtcttgccgatgagcagacctagtgcgttctccagaggtggtagccactctttcaggaccactacaatgggtgagataccgttggtcatgttaatttgaacgtctagtttctgccacactagatggcagcaccgagactctatttggatgctaaagtgcactagaaatttaattttgcctggaatgccaagagccaataaagCACTCCaaggatcttttacatgccgcataattaTGCGACATAAAactgtaaatgtaaaaaaaattaatttataacgtGACTATGTGTGGTGGaggatatttcaaaaaatacaaatttgatatatgatttcaaaatatatttcaaaacatcatTTTCAATTGTGGTTATTTGATTTACTTGTTCACTTTTTGTACCACAATCTgtcggaaaaaaaagtttcaactaaaagcagaaaatttaaaacgcaAAATGTTTACCCAATCATACGATATTTTAAACCTGATCGCAAGTCTACCTGAAATtctggtaaaccattaccaaatgaatggtttaaataattcatattttggttttattaaccagatttGTCTTTTCCTTAACCAAAAATGCTATTGCCATACCGTAATTTTaccggaatatttttttacgcatattttttatgtagttttaatttaattctgtttatGCAATCGGACAGAAATTATTCATGAACTacaatattcaaagaaaattgtaaaaataaataccagaatacttttttatgcatatttttatgcagttttaatttaattctgttcATGCAATAGGACAGAAATTATTCATGAACTacaatattcaaagaaaattgtaaaaataaataccagaatacttttttatgcatatttttatgcagttttaatttattattcatgaactacaatattcaaagaaaattgtaaaaataaataccagaatacttttttatgcagctttaatttaattctgtttatGCAAAAGGACAGAAATTATTCATGaactacaatattaaaaaaaattgtaaaaataaataccagaatacttttttatgcatatttttatgcagctttaatttaattctgtttgTGCAATAGGACAGAAATTATTCATGAACtacaatattcaaaaaaaattgtaaaaataaataccagaatacttttttatgcatatttttatgcagttttaatttaattctgtttatGCAATAGACAGAAATTATTCATGAACTacaatattcaaagaaaattgcaaaaataaataccagaatacttttttatgcatatttttatgcagctttaatttaattctgtttatGCAATAGGACAGAAATTATTCATGAACTacaatattcaaagaaaattgcaaaaataaattactctcCCCCAAATTCGCAGTACAGTTAATCTCCTTTTTGCCATCAATGACACGTAAAGTGATTAACAACCTTTTCTCAAAACaccaaattaaaatacactctttaataaaaaccaaaatatttctctCCAGAGAAAGAGAGCCAAGGGAAAATctgtgaaaaacatttttcttcaacGTTAATAAACATCGGTtaagtttcatattttctaaCAGCCATAAAAGTTTAGAAGTATTTTTCACGGCTCAGGCACTTCATTTAAACTCAAAAAGCTATTAACTATACTTTTAAATCTGGAAATAAATGTTTGAGGGTATAGAACGATTTAAACACGTATGGAGGGACTTAAATATCCGGGTAATGTAGTGAAACGAggggaatatattttaaagctgccagattttttgaaagaaaacccGCAGTATCGGAGCACTTTAAATGAGGTGGCGTGCAAACTtcttaatgaaacttttttgttgTGCGAAGCGCTCAATTTTATGGTCCATCATCTCctagaatatcttaaaaaaagaatattaatttcaatggaAACTAACGATAactttgtttagaaattttaagaacattttgtagTTGAGATGACTCagaaacaaatagttttttttgaaaacttgatggttatattttctggaaataagtttatatttactttaaaatgtctCTACATTTTGAGATGTATAGGAGAATAAGTATTGTAAACCTTGAACAAGTCTTAATTCCATGGAGATAGAGTGATGAATAAAACTAAGCTAATCTGGgttaatttgttttctgaaaaaaaaaacccttaaataaattttatattttacagagCTATTCATGGAGAATAAtttgtatgattttaaatacgctttaaatataaaaagttattttttcctggagagtttagtaaattttttattcacaaaaaattaaatttagttctttaAGGGAAcattaaatgtagaaaaatcttttttttttaaaaaactagagggccccgccccctgctcgctgacgctcgccaacccccggagaATTGCTTCGCAATTCTTGcttggtttgcttcgcaaaacCAAGAATGCTttgatttcatatatttcaatattaaactgaatattaactgttatcatcgaaaagaattaattttcttaaatgcagaATAAGCAGTGTGTCAATATCAATGTCACTTTTTTTCGTTGACTACAGTTCCTTCTATGTCCTATTTGTTCTCTAAATGAGCCAAAATTGTCAGAAATTAACATCAATGTGCAGATATAATCTTAATatgaaacttgtttaaaaaaaatgataatcacAATAATACAGACTTTGTCCCaaagaaatgaatatatttttaacacatttaattcaatatatatatatatatatatatatatatatgctaacactataatatttttcaataagcaATATTGTTAAGAAcagggtaatttttaaaaaaatattttaataatattcagcaaaataactataaatgaaaacattaattttgcggaattaaaataaacaatgcacCAATAGCATTTTCTTTACgctaaatacatttataaatttgacattatatatatatgttataatatttcTCTATATACAATATTGTTAATGACAGGatcatctttaataaatattttaatgttctcCTTCGTTGTGCATCTTGACAATGCCACATATAATTGACCATGAGAAAAAATAGGCCGTTCAATATATAGCCCAACTTTATCGAAGGTTTGGCCCTGGGCCTTATTAATTGTTAAGGCATAAGCTAATCTAACAGGAAATTGTCGTCGATAAAGCACAAATGGTAAGGAAGAATTACTtgataatgtatttaattctaTTCTTGGAAGATTGACAATACTACCATTTTTATTACCAGTAGCAATTTGGCAAGTCAATACTCTTTTCCCTATTTTAAGAACAGTCAATCGAGTTCCATTGCAAAGGCCATCAACAATAGATATGTTCCTGATCAGCATTACAATGCATCCAACTTTTAATTTGAGCTGATGAGGTGGCAGTCCCGGGAGATTTATGgagtttaaatattcaatagaaTACCTTAAAGTAGCTTCTTCTTCTCTCCCGTCTGATTTATCTACTCCATATAGTGTGGCCTTATCAATACTATAACTTATAACCTCTTCACCTGGCACacgtgataaaatattttcattaactttgtTAACTTCATCATTTTGCGGTGATAATATGATGTGATTAATGAAGTTAGTATTAAGACAAtcgattttttcaaaaaaccaaGAAATGATATCTTTACAATAAAGATCAGGAGTGCTTGCATCAAGATGTAAAAGTTCTCCATTGCCAATTGTCAACAACCAATTGGCAAATTCTTGGTTACCAGCTTTAACTCTCATATTAATTGTCAAATGGAGGATTTCAAAAAATGGCCAAAGAAAAGagtattttatagtttcattAATAACCTGCATATGTGTAGCTTTTTTAACGACAGGTAACACTTGTCGAAAATCTCCACCTAAAATGATTATCTTACCACCAAATGGTATCTCATTAGCTAGAAGATCACGAAAAGTTCTATCGATCATTTCTATTGCTTTTCTGGGAATCATACTTGCTTCGTCCCATATAATAACGTCaacattttttaagcgaatcttatcacatttttttaaaatacaaatccCATCGTCACTTAGATCAATAGAATGTAAGGTTCGCATaagtctaattttattatagcagagaatagtttaactttcataaaaataggtGGCAACATTCAGAGatgtaaatagaacgcttcgcaaACGCATATATTtcgctgttattatttttcattaaatacttttataaaatatctcttcGCTTATTTACTgtattgcatattaattaaattccttgTCATTCAACTTTATCTTATATGCCGGAACCAGATTAAACTTACGAATTAacgttttagaaaacaaataatcagATTAATCAATATATCAATACGAAATAAGTTGAGATGTTGTAAAACTGAAGAATGAAATTCTAACTATTTTGTGATTGGTTGCatctctgaaaaagaaaattcagactTGTAAATCGCTTTTTTAAGCTTGCCGTTTTCAGACATGTGATTGGCTGTTGTGAACGGCGgttattcttcattattaactgcaaaatcgtgctttaaaactaaaataaataaaaatttaaaattatgtaaaagattTGAATGCCCTAAATGTCTTCCCTGAAAGATTCTGAATGAATTGATTCCTTAATCTTAGATTTTCATCAcgtagttaaaaagtttttcaggggacaaaattaactgcaaaaacttttttttagaatagagagaaaatattaaaggattttaatgaaatttgagacatattttattaacttattattaaccatttaatttatatatattatttatatatatattatatatattatttatatatattactatatattttattaaccattTAAACTTATGGaaacatttaaactttgaaaGTGTTTTAATCCAATAtgattaaatggaaaatataacaAGGCTAATCTTATCTGTTACAGAGTTAttcatggaaaataatttatatgattttaaatacgttttaaatataaaaagttatctttttcTAGAGAgcttagtatatttttattcacaaaaaattaaatttagttcctAAAGGGAACATTAAAGGTTGAAAaatcctttctttttaaaaaaaaaattaaaggattttaaCGAAATTTGGAACATATTTCATTAACACTAGTATAAGTCCAACTCTACCATTTAAACTTATGGTaaacatttaaactttgaaaGTGTCTTAATCCAATATGattgaaaggaaaatataacTAAGATAATCTTATCTGTTACAGAgttattcatgtaaaataatttatatgatttcAATAGCGCAattgataaaaaagttttctttttctaatgtagtacacttttattaaaaaaaatattgaattttttcctttGAGGGGAAACTAAATGTTGAAAAGaaactcttttaaatattaaagaattttaatataattcaaaccACATTTAATAATACtagttttaatctaattttaaaattttaacaattgaatGTGATCGAATTAAATGTGATGATTCCAATATGATATCCAATACAAAGATACAAAAATACAATGATATCTTTTACAAAGCTATTCAAGGagaataatttatatgattttaaatacgtaattaatctaaaaagttatctttttctaaagtttaccagtcttttattcacaaaaaatgaatttttttcttcaagaaaacactgaattttgaaaagcactgctttaaatattaaacgatttaataaatattaaaccatattttatgaaCACAAGTCTAAGTCTAAGTTTAACATTTAGAGATTTAgtaatcattcaaattttaaacgtaTTCTAATCCAATATGATCGAATAGTAcataaaactaaactaatttcggttaatttgttttctgaggaaaaaaaaagtattgaataaattttatctctttcaGAACTATTCAgggtgaaaaatgtttttgatcgTAAGTATGCAAttgatattaaaagttttttttttaaatgtagtatacttttatctaaaataaaattcaattttgctcTTTAAATACAATGTAGGGAATTTAAAACCTTAGGACTAATAATTACTTAgaagaaagataataaaatagacAACTTtgattactttgtttttaattttggcgttttttgatacataataatctcaaaaactaaatttgtgactaaaaaatacaatttacgaaaaaaaatgattgcacattctataaaagtaatatttaaacatcTACTTCATGTGTACTACTTCAccgattttttttgtaaacttaaaGGATActgtattgataaaataaaaatactgaaagtttgaaatttattaaaagaaagcaaactACGTTAAAACAGAGTAGCGAAATAggattttcaattcaattactTCATCTTAATGAAAGATACATTTGTCACAAAtcaaattttccattaaaataaaagtttctttcattGCGCTCTaacttagaaaaagtttttttttataaaaagaaatcactACATTCAACATTAAGTAATTCTTCAATCGAACGAAGAAtgacaaacataaaataaagagaatatgttcctttttttgtacataaaacgTGAAAGGAAAGTAATTCAGTTTCCATGTACTGTTTTTAGATGtcaaaaccttttttctttGCCTGGATGTCAAAAAACTCTTCTGGGTGGTCAAATTGTTCTAGGTAGTCAATATTGCCTAagagaatatatatttagaatatacaATTCTAGTTTTctcgaaaagaaagaaagaaaccaAGGGACGATATGTGAGATGTCAGATTTTCTTGGCTtatacaaaaacttattttaaactcGAGTGGttctgttaaattatatttcagaaggaaaaaaaaaaggcctcAAGTCAAACAATGTAGGGTGCTTCGtgaatgagtattttttttttggggatTCAAACTTTCACCAATCACTTTTGAAGTCAATCAGGTCAATTATAGACAATGTTCCAGTGagagttaataatttaaatagtattgcGCTGTTAAGATAATTCTGCTATACTACTGAAAATTTCTTGCAGCAAAGTTGCCAGAGTTTCAGCGCATGCTACTGAAAAAACACGTTGACAGAAATGACACTGCAGAACTACAGAAAAGTGACACTACAGAAAATAACTGTACGCATGAACTATTTTCCATAGGTCAGAGAACTGCCCACAATTATTCACGTATGACAGAGAAATTTG includes these proteins:
- the LOC122270173 gene encoding ATP-dependent DNA helicase PIF1-like, with protein sequence MIPRKAIEMIDRTFRDLLANEIPFGGKIIILGGDFRQVLPVVKKATHMQVINETIKYSFLWPFFEILHLTINMRVKAGNQEFANWLLTIGNGELLHLDASTPDLYCKDIISWFFEKIDCLNTNFINHIILSPQNDEVNKVNENILSRVPGEEVISYSIDKATLYGVDKSDGREEEATLRYSIEYLNSINLPGLPPHQLKLKVGCIVMLIRNISIVDGLCNGTRLTVLKIGKRVLTCQIATGNKNGSIVNLPRIELNTLSSNSSLPFVLYRRQFPVRLAYALTINKAQGQTFDKVGLYIERPIFSHGQLYVALSRCTTKENIKIFIKDDPVINNIVYREIL